The following DNA comes from Leishmania donovani BPK282A1 complete genome, chromosome 9.
TCActgcgcggcgacgacgaccagagccgctgctctcctcgaTTGCCTCACGGCACCCGATCCAGACGGCGACGAACGCCAGGCGATGCACATTCTGCGGCGGGCAGCTCCACCAGAAGGGCGCCGGTGGAAGCGCGTGCAAATGGCGGCCAACGCTAACCTTATGTGAGGTGCCCGCCATGCTGTGAGCGCTGGCGTCTCCTCCCAGCGAAAGGAAGCCTGGAGAGCTAGACTGTCCCGTACCGCTGAGAGACGGAGGTGAGCTGAGGCTGGAGTTGtgcggcaacgccgcgccAGTGAGAGCCGTAAAGCCCACGCTTctgccgccagcgcatcGATCGGTGAGCAATGTCTGTCCGCGGAGGATGGGGGCGAAACAGCCCTCGAAGACATCCATCACCTTGGCAAGCAACGCAAGGTCGCCGTGGTTGCACACATCGAAAACCGTGTCTCCATCAATCAGCAGTGGCGGGTGATGGGGCAGCATGCTAAGGCTACTGCAGTAGTCATGCACGAAGTCGATGGCAGACTccggcaccaccggcgtGGCACACGCCCGGCTCGCCTTGTGAATGTGGTGttggtgctgcagcgacaaGGGCGCGGTCGTCGTTGTGCACTGCGCGCGCCGCTTGATTTCGAGGACGACGCTCTGCAGAAGTGGGCGCATCGCTATGATGATGTTGCGCAGACAGTACTCTTCGCCCTTGTCCTCGAAGAGGGCATCTTCCTCTCGCAGGAGGGCGTCGTTGTGCTTGCAGAGGCTCTGCACGAGCGCGTCTTCACCGacagcggtgccggtgctgcagtggcagccACTAGCGATGGCGCTCTCGATGCCCCCGGGACTGCTGCTGATAGGTGCGGCGTGCGGAGATCCCCCTCGTACTGGGGTCGGCGGGCGGCTCTTGCGAActgcagcggaggaggaaagTCGGACGCGACCGTCAAAGTGGCCGAGCAGAACCACCGCACCTCCTAGCTCTCGATGCACGTGGCACTCGAGAATCGGCGAGGCAGCGACTGGCAGGACTGAAGCGGTATGGTCGTCTCCAGACGCATCGGGAGCATCATCGCCGAGCGCCGGCGCTACCGGCGGAGAGTCTAGCGCATCCACTGCGCCAGCGTTGCCGATTGCGCTTGGAGTGCTCGCGATATAAGTCATCGCGGTTACCGCATGCTCCACGTGAAActgcaggagcgcctgcgcggctgccTTGTTGGATGTCATGAGCGCCAAGTGCAGCGGGCACCACAGGTCCACAGCACAGTCCATGTCGCGCTGTGTCTCTTCGGGGACTGCCATGGGATCGTCCAGGAGACTCACCTCCACCAGCACGGCACGGTAGGCGTGctcagcggcgacgtcgacaCGGGCCTCCTGCATATGCTTCTGCATGGCTTGCACGCGCGCCATCACGTAGCCAGCCCCGTCCACCGGGTCGATGCCGCTGTCATCGAGTACCCGAAAGGTCACGGGCTCGCCTTGATGCACGGCAGTGTGCCAGTACTTGTTGTCGCCGCTGGGCTTGCGCAAGACGGTGAACTCGGacagcacggcagcgccgtcggcggctcCTCCACGCATCATGAAGCTGTGTACAGAAACACTgcgggagggggaaaggggaggggggagtgggggtggaaggggtggtggaggggcggTGATGATGGAGTGGGAAGAGAGCGGCTTGGCAGAGGGGTCGATGGGGCacgaagggagggagggagggaggggggagaggggcagtgAGGGAGGCCGAGCGCCACGACAGGATGGCCtacgacacacacacacacacacacacacacacacatacacacaacgGAGATGTGGATTCACGCAAACGTGTGCCGCGGATACCCATGCAAGTAAAAGGGCCTCTCGCGTGCTGCCTCCTTCAAGCCccttcgtgtgtgcgtgtgtgtgtacgacCGGCGAGCAGGTCACGACGCCAAGACACACGGGCAAGCggggggggcgagggaggtGTGGAGGCACTCGATAGACAGGGTGTTCCACAGCGTCGGCTGCGGTAGGGTGTTCACGGTTGCTATTGAAGTGAACAGAAGAAGAACAGTGCAGCACGCGCTTGACGGGATCGAGCCGACAAGACTACgtgaaagagagggggaagggggagcgACAGGCTCAGGCTTCCCCTGCTTACCCTCGTGTACATCAAGTGGAAAAAAACAAGGCGACGCTCCGTCGTTTCGATTGTTTGCGGGAATTCGCCATTGATTAAGTACGCCCGTCGTGTAtgatggggagggggtggtggtatgtatgtatgcgtgtatgcatTCGTGAAAACACCCGTGCCGCCATCGAGCCATGAACTCAGGGGGTAACACAAATGAAGTACCTCCCAATCTCTCCACCACCTGATGCAAGCCTTCTTCTCCCATCCCATcccatcacacacacacacatgtatgtGCCTGTGGATGACAGGAtccaaaaaagaaaaagaagatgTGACATCAGGCAGAGGCGATGCCATCCACGCATACGCCATAACATCGCCCCCACTCTCACGTGTGGCACCACCCGCTTGAGGCCCCACAAGTGCGGCGTGAAAGGGGCGCAAGGGCGCTGGtcgaggcacacacacacacacacaaatagACAACTTGTGCTTGCGTATCAccgtttctgctgctgctgctccaccacgTAGCGCGAGATGCGCTGCATCCACTCGTGCAAGCCTGGACTGTAGAAGCGAAGGGATGTGGTTCTGCTGcgaccgctgcagctgtcttcgccgtccgcgtcgtcgccaccgtcaccgcacGTGTCGTGATCGACGTCTTTCCCATGTACGTTGAGGACTGCGTGGCTTCCGATCCACTCCTCGAGAAAGCCAATCACGTCACTGGAGAGGGCACAACGCGGAaggagccgctgcacatCTGCCTCGATGCGCGCCTCGTCCAGCATGGCctctgcggcggtggggcaCAGTGAGGATGCACACGCGGCGCTCACGATggtctccagcagctccatcagcAGGCTTGACTTGGCTTCGTCAAGCTCTTCCTCAAGCTGCAGGAGCCTTCGGCGGCGCTCGGCGACCTGTCGAGCCCGTGCTGCGTCCGCGAGATCATGCGTGACGTGAAACCCAGATTGCAGCCCATCCgcgccacctgcagcaggGGCGCCGTTCCCATGCCCACCGAAGCTACTGGCGCGCGATACGTTACGCCCCGGCCCGCTCGTCTTGTTCGCGGTCTTTCGCCCCGCGGAGGTCGAGGGACTCGTCGCGGCCGCCAATCCTGCAGAGGATGACCCTCCAGGGTAGTTGCTGTTGAAGCCTgcccgcgcaccgccgtctcccGCCGCTCCCTGCACGGCGGACGgaggcgcaccgctgccacctGGAGCCGTGCCtcccacgccgccgccaccactgccgcctgCCAGTACACGCGACCGCAGGGCTGACTGGGCTTGTGCGACAGCGGCCGCCAAGGCGCagcgtgccgcagccgcgtgATCGTTAGCTGCATCGCTGTCtacgctgctgccaccgacGGTGAGCGAGGCGATGCCCGAGCTGTGATCGTCTCGCCTCTTCGCACCGTGGGCTTCCACTGCAGttggtgccgcagcgccagctccagTAGCGCCGCTCACCGCGTCCTCTGTGCATCTGTTGCTGCCCCAGCCGTTCTTGCGAACAGAAGCGTCTTCGCCTGCACCACGGGCTATGCCTTCTTCGGCTTCCACCCGCCACATGCACGCTCGCACCGCGCGAAGGTGTCGACGCAGAGTACGTACCGTGCTGCCGGAGACCtcgagagagacgcacgtccatcgcagcggcgccggctcaCACGGGGGTGCTGCCCCGTCGTTTTTGTGTTGCAGTGCCGCGTTCGAtacaccaccgccgcagcctgctgctgcggtcaACGCTGCAACGGAGCTGaagctgctcctccgcccGAGTTTGCGCACGCCACGAGTGGCAGGCGCAGCGGGAGCCGCTAGAGACGGCGAATGTGGCAGCTTGACACCGCCGTCGGTGTCCTGCCTAGATGACtctcgttgctgctgttgctgttgcagCTGACATTGCTGGATGGAGTCCAATAATGCCCAGTTTGTCGACGGCACCAGCAACTCACGGGTCGAGGTGGCTGCGCTCGCGATGAGGGGGGGCCACCAAGCACCTCCTGTGCCACGGTCCGCAGCACTTACTATACTACCGCCTGTGCAGCGAGCGTGAATGCCCGTTGCGCCTGCGCTACCGCCGGCGGCAGACTGCCGTGATGCGATACGCGCACGAGAGGCGGCCGTGCCAGAAACGCTTGCCGATGTGGTGGTcatcgcggctgctgcgcctgcccCACTGCTTTCGGCGCTCGCAGCCACCGCATTGAGGATATGGCTTGGCGGCAGCAGGACGCAGTTTTCGAGAGATGCTACCACCGAGCCGGGCagcaggggtgggggtgcagCGGCCACCTCCGCATCCTGCAGAGGTGACACGGACAGGTACAGCTGCCAGCGCGCCTCATGTGCGCCGTCTCTGGAGGAGTTCCGCACTTGCGAAGCTTTTCCTCCATCACTGGTGTCACGACCGACGATGGCCGCCGGCCCTCCTGAAGCCCTCGCcccagcgacgacgcagacagcggcggcagcgacggagtTGTACAGCGGCGCCCCCAGCGCATCGGCTCCAagggcggagaagaggctCGTCGGGACTGCAGCCAACAACACCGGCGGTGCCAGCGCCCTCCACACATCCGCTTCTGTGAAAATCACGCTCGGCAGggagccgccgcctccatccgCCCCAGTCGCCGCGTTGGTGGATGGCGACGATGCTGCACCTACGCGACGGGAGtgaccaccactgccgccgcgccgcgaggactgctgcggctgttgctgctgctgtctgaGCACCGCACCGAcgctctccagcagcgcctgacGCTCTTCATCGCGATAGCACAGGTACGTGCAGTTAGCCGGCGTCGtaaggcgctgcaggtggcgtgtcaccagctgctgcgcaatgTCGTGCTCGAGAGCGTCGGCCACCGGTgtcagcgcgcgcgccgcagccgcttcaTTGCACAGCATTACGTACGTCAACGCTATCGTCGGCACGCTAAGCTGCGCTGCCACTGTAGCGGACATAGTTGGCAGCGTACCCGGCGCCGGGAGTGCGCTCAGTcgcttgctgctgcctctATACCCACGACCCGCATTGGCTCCGCGATCCGACTCGGCGCCGGCACTGCCCGCGGAAGAGGCTGCTCCACTGCCCAGAGGCGGCTGTTTCGGATGGATGGAAGGGCTGCTGTAGAATGGGTTCGAGAGAACATCAGCTGAaccggcggcgccactgccgccggcgtTGTCGCTGTGCGCAGTGGGAACCAATCGGCCTACCGTGTCTTGTGTCCGCTGCAACGCTGCCCACAGCGACTCTGGCCACGGTGCCTGCCCTTGCTCTTCGGTGTTCGCCTCGCTAATCGCgctcgcggcggctgtgACGCGCGGGTCTGTGGCGTAGCCGCGGAGACTGTCCGCcccggtgcgcacgcgccgctccATGTCTGAGACCAGCCCCGCCAAGAGTGCACATGCCGCAGCGATGCTTTCCAACTCCGACACAAAGTTGGGCTCGGCGGTAGTCGCCGGCGACAAGGACTGCGTCCCCTGTGGCAACGGGGtgtggcgctggcgtgcgcgGAGCAGGCGGACATATGTGGAGACAACCCTTGTCAGGTCCAGCAGAATGGCCCGCACATACGCGTGtcgctgcaccggcagctcGACACAGCAGTGCAGCACGCGAAGAAGCTCATCACACACGTTCCGCACAGGGGCCGGAAgggcgcgcagcacatccTCTCTtgacaacaacagcggcggcacccccGTCTGAGATGCGACACACGCCGACTCGCTCTTGCCCCTcgtcgcagcgccgccgccgccgcctcgaactaccgcctccacctcgacATCGACCTCACGGGCCCCTGCCAGCAGATGTGCACAAACTTCCTGCACTTTCAGCTGCGCTGCCCACAGCTGCGACTCGAACCAGAAGCTGGCATGCACCGACGTGATGTACTGAGGGCTGACGACTTCTAGCGCTTGCacgagcgaggcggctgcgccgctgggGGCTGTCGCAGGGACGCCTGAGGTAAGCAAATTGGATGCCATGTCAGTGCTGGGGCTGTTGCTCATCCTTCCACAGTTTGGCGTTGTGAGGCGTTGCTGGGGAGCGCGACCACTGCCTCGTGCTTCGTCGCTGctcgcctcccctccgccaagagctgcaggcgtggccactgccgccatcgagagctgctgctgctccagggCGTGGTGATTCATTGTGTCATGCAGCCTCCACaacgtcgccgtcgttgcaCACCGCGACAGCGCGAGCGAAGGGAGGATCGTGCGGGCGGATGGCGATACAAGCACatagtgctgctgctggtgcggcggcgatgcaacGGTGCTGGACGATGGCGAGGATGAGCACGTCGATGGCCGCCAGGGGAGTACACCGTGCTCCGTAATCGCCCATCGGACCAGCTGCTCCAGGACGTCACGCGACGCAGCCGACTCGATCGTCTTGCCTCGATGcgtgcgccaccaccgaagggccgccgccgctacccATCTGTCCTCGGCGATGCCCATCGCTGGCGAATCAGCCGTGACCGCAGCTGCTGACGAggttgcagctgctgcacaatgACCGAGTTCCAGCGCTTCGACGACATCGTCAGCCTCGCGCAGGCGACCCATCTGCATCAGTGCGTAGAGCCGATACAGCTGAAACACAGTCCAGCAGCTGGCATCCttgccgatgctgctgttgtCGGACTTCTGCACCCCCGCAACCCCGAAGGCTGTGCACAGGGCCAGCCCCTGCGTCCCCGCTGCCTCTTCCAGCTGCGGGTACTGGCGCAGATGACTGTAGCAGCGGCACATGAGCAGCCAGACACGAACCCAGTGATCGTAGGGGAACCAAAACGATGCCAGGGCCTGGTCGCTGCCTTGAACGCCGAGGCCCTTCAGCAGGGCATGCGGTCCCTGCGACCGCGACGGCGGGTGAGGGGTGGTCGAGGTTGCATGCGACGGAAAGGGGGCCGCTGACGACGActgccgctgtcgatgaTACATCTTGTACTGCTGCGCCTCATTGTGCTCCGCAATACATGCGGCGAGCCGCCGCAAACACGCACCGTAGTGCCCCTGCGCCGCGAGGAGCTCTgccgtgaggaggagggcgcgctGTCGGATGGCCCCAAGGGTGCCGAGCCACGCGGCGCAGGGAGAACCGGGTGCAAcgctcccgccgccgcctccgtcggtGCCGTCCACTTGCTTCGACACACCGGTGCGAGGCTCTGCGGCGACTGCTTCAGACGCGCCTGCTACGGCTCCGTGGGACGAGGTGCCGGGACGTGCCTTTGACACCTGCGTGGACAAgatggccgccgctgcggagctaCCGGAGGGGCGAGTCGCGCCGACCCCGGCAGCCCCGCCGCCCTCCATCACGCCAGAAGACTGCCCAGTAAGGATGAAGCACACATCTGCACTGGCCAGAGACTGGAGGAGCGCGCTGGCGTAGCGGCAGGCTTCGGTGCAGGCGTTAACAGGTCGATCGCCGCGGCCAGtggctgctggtggtggcggtggcggttgCGAGCcccggctgccgccgctccccACGCGCGGCGTTGCCATGGTCTCACCGAGCGAGGCTCGATTttggccaccgccaccgcctgccGAGTTGCTCGACGCTGAAGAGGAGGTGGCTGCTGCCAGTGATGagcttgccgccgccgccgccacggttGGTGGTGCCGTGAGCAGGAAAGCAGAATCGCACGTGCCGAGACGCACAAACAGCTCTGCGATCGCCAACTGCACACGCCGCGTAAGACACGCTCCGTAGCGCTCCTCCagtgccgccgacgccagcaCACCAACGGTCAAGGGTAGAAGGGCTGAgacagccgcctcgctgttGCCGACGGTGGTGTTGTGCTTGGCGACAGCGTCTAGGGGAAGCCCCGGCAGACATGCCGCCAAGAAcgcccgcaccgctgccgtgttgtgggaggaggacgggCTTTCCTCATCCTTGTAGaaggacgacggcgccgtggcgctgctgctcggcggcggcgatgacagCGAGGtggccaccgcagcagccgtagCTCCAGCTGAcgatgcggcagcgcacccaAGCGAGTAGAATCCCGGTAAGGTCTCTTCGGCGCCGAGGGAGGCGAGCaccggctgcggcagcccgGCGCCGATGCACACGCCGTAGATGTCGCGCATGGCCACCGAGAAGCTGCCGaggtgtgccgctgctgccgcacgcaCCAGCCGTGCCTCCACCGTCAACTCGACGTCTTGAAGAACGACCGTGGCGACGAAGTCGCTGAAAGCTGCCAGGACGGCGGACTCGCTGCTGTAGCATGCGGAGGAGGGCTTGGCTAGAAGGCTCTGGGCGGCCGAGATCAACCCACGCGTCACGTCAGCCAAGGCGCCTGGCATCCCCGTCGGCGAGTGCTGCTGGCTCACGCCAACGACCGTCGGCCGGAGTGCGTCGCTGAACGAGGCGCTGACGTGGTGGACGTCGAGGAGGCAGTACTGCGCGGGGGGAAGGTGGGGCTGCTGTGCCCGTGTGACCGCGGTGCGGCCCGCGCTGTCGCTAGAGGCAGCGGTTGAGACCACGCCTGGCAAACGCCAGGACtggtggacgaggagggcgcagAGAAGCGTTGCGTCTGTGGCGCGTGGGCTGTCGGTCGGGAACGCGTGATTCGCCAAAGCGGTGAGCGCAGCAGTAATccacagcagctcctcgagaCTTCGACGGCCGCTGGGTGGTGCGGGGGGAGCGGTGCGATGCCGATGCCAGTCCTCCAGCGCGTGCGGAGTAGAAAGGAAGCAGTCGACTGCGTCGGACCAGCGCTTCGCAGCCTCGCTGACGTGGGAGGCGGCGTAGTAGAGGCCACCTTCTTCGTAGAGACACTCGCCGAGAGGTTGGATGAGCCCCGCTGCGCGCAGACCCTGAGCGGCACGCTGATACAGCTTCACCGCAGCCCTCCAAGAAGCGCTGGTGTCGCTTGCGCTGGGGTCTCGTGTAGGCATCGCCTCCGCAGATAGACTCTCGGCTGACGCGAGGTCGggttgcagcagcagctgctgctgagtgTTGGTTGCCTGCGCCTCGCTGTTCGACAGTTGCGCTCGCGCCGTTCGCGCAGCTCGGAGTACCAAGAGCACTTCCGGCACGTTGCGTATCGCCTGATCGTACGCTGCCCGCGTCTCTGGCCGCGGTTGACCACGCGACTCAGTTTCTATCTGGAGGAttcgcggcagcagctcctcggcgtACCGGGCGGCAGTGAGACGCTGCGCCACGCGGTACGCGGCTTCGCAGCGCGTCGGCTGGACGGAAACAACTACACGCGCAAGGCATGTCAGCTGCTCGACAAGGACGGCCTCACGCATGTCGCGACCGTAGTGGGCCGCGCCGACGGAGCCGAGTCCTgcggcgtcaccgccgccgcggccgctaCAGGTGTTGAGCTGCCCACCAGTGCCACGGCTTGCTTCCTTGTGGGAGCCGGCCATGGTCATTGTCCCTCGAGCATCGctcgtcgcagcggcgcagccgcctcgtGGTACGCTCTCAAAGGTGAAGTACTGGATCGTGGAagccgcttccgctgcggcagcgtgaACCGACTCTCGACTTGGTACTGAGACAGTCTGCGGTGCATCCGGGAGTCCCTGAGGGCTTC
Coding sequences within:
- a CDS encoding acyl-CoA binding protein, putative, whose translation is MMRGGAADGAAVLSEFTVLRKPSGDNKYWHTAVHQGEPVTFRVLDDSGIDPVDGAGYVMARVQAMQKHMQEARVDVAAEHAYRAVLVEVSLLDDPMAVPEETQRDMDCAVDLWCPLHLALMTSNKAAAQALLQFHVEHAVTAMTYIASTPSAIGNAGAVDALDSPPVAPALGDDAPDASGDDHTASVLPVAASPILECHVHRELGGAVVLLGHFDGRVRLSSSAAVRKSRPPTPVRGGSPHAAPISSSPGGIESAIASGCHCSTGTAVGEDALVQSLCKHNDALLREEDALFEDKGEEYCLRNIIIAMRPLLQSVVLEIKRRAQCTTTTAPLSLQHQHHIHKASRACATPVVPESAIDFVHDYCSSLSMLPHHPPLLIDGDTVFDVCNHGDLALLAKVMDVFEGCFAPILRGQTLLTDRCAGGRSVGFTALTGAALPHNSSLSSPPSLSGTGQSSSPGFLSLGGDASAHSMAGTSHKVSVGRHLHALPPAPFWWSCPPQNVHRLAFVAVWIGCREAIEESSGSGRRRRAVSISNENRVTMVTIRQLQESRVAAQKLDSTIWSGHLITIMKLLSRECSLEDYVDFVEEGGYFAFTSPRGFSGLFLSVLVSGVMAAALVQEPAMLRVLRCKVETLLADLPGRPSPLRTYVMSRPSTHAERFRELWLDAGCYGVANPGGGNGQNDAGETETDGFNPVGGIQSGERRPMKFRSRIELLYYAVVEQVVAAAEEAWTMHEAEDGDSSEAAGGSAAPSSPWPSGATKAEALTALQGWLLMWANFLTSLRDWTPHRGSFSCSTASSQMPQQERPQHSLNSGAEGHLTVGGMSPPLTATTAPHHEHTASSEDLFGDDANETADMVQRVSHALVERLETGQEPLPALRRALFPNGANDIETGAPAAGASAHVDKALPVSSIEQEFASAQHAFAATAGKESDEVKLKFYGLFKQATVGDVNTDRPGIFDYAGKAKWDAWSKLKGISLLDAKRMYVSEYKMMVELRKSRK